From the Manihot esculenta cultivar AM560-2 chromosome 3, M.esculenta_v8, whole genome shotgun sequence genome, one window contains:
- the LOC122723219 gene encoding cytochrome P450 71D9-like, which yields MEIRFPFFQLLFTFIFVILPITFKILQKYKTAKLPPGPWKLPLVGNLHQLVGSLPHHSLRNLAKKYGPVVHLQLGQVSTVIISSPDMAKEVMKTHDIIFAYRPNLLAARIMSYDSTNIAFSPYGNYWRQLRKICMMELLSPNRVQSFRSIREDEVETLIKTISSSAGSPVNLGEKVFSMIYSITARAAFGEKCKDQEQFMSLILRSSALAGGFCLGDMYPSVKALQVISVSA from the coding sequence ATGGAGATCCGTTTTCccttctttcaactccttttcaCCTTCATCTTCGTCATCTTGCCCATCACCTTTAAAATTCTACAGAAATATAAAACAGCAAAGCTGCCCCCAGGGCCTTGGAAGCTTCCCCTCGTAGGAAACCTCCACCAGCTTGTTGGCTCCCTACCCCATCACTCCCTCAGAAACCTCGCAAAAAAATATGGCCCCGTTGTGCACCTACAGCTTGGCCAAGTATCCACCGTTATAATTTCTTCTCCAGATATGGCGAAAGAGGTCATGAAAACCCATGATATAATCTTCGCGTACAGGCCCAATCTTCTCGCTGCTAGAATCATGTCTTACGATTCAACAAACATTGCTTTTTCTCCTTACGGCAATTACTGGAGACAACTACGAAAAATTTGTATGATGGAGCTTTTAAGTCCAAATCGTGTACAATCATTCCGATCTATCAGAGAAGACGAAGTAGAAACTCTCATAAAAACTATATCTTCATCTGCAGGATCACCCGTCAATCTTGGAGAGAAAGTTTTCTCAATGATTTATAGCATAACCGCAAGAGCTGCCTTCGGCGAAAAATGCAAAGATCAAGAACAGTTTATGTCACTTATCCTGAGAAGTTCAGCGCTAGCCGGAGGTTTCTGCTTAGGTGATATGTACCCTTCAGTGAAAGCGCTTCAAGTGATCAGTGTGTCAGCATAA